Within the uncultured Bacteroides sp. genome, the region AGATGAGAAGAAAAGCCTTTGTTCTTAAAGAATAGTTCTTTGCGGTAAGCCATGTTCCGACCAATAGCCATATATGGTTTATTGATTAAGGCAAATCCCAGGTAACGCATGGACATAAACAGGTTGCTGAAGGCCACTTTACGCTGGAACCATCCCTTCTCTTGTTCATATCCGCTATATCCCAGCACAATATCTGTTCGTGGAGAAAAGTTTCTGGCCATAAGTTTTAACCAGTCATTACTTGCCGGACGGCAATCTGCATCTGTAAAGACTAACCAGTTATGCTTGCTGGCTTTAATACCTAGTGTGATAGCTAGCTTTTTTCTGCTTATGTAGCGAGCCCCATCAGGAGTAAAGGTGTGATACAGGTTGGTATACTTTTCTTCAAATATAGTAAGAACATCCTCGCTTTCATCTGTAGAACCGTCATTGATAACGATAACCTCAAAATTCGGATAATCTTGTTCAAGAACATAAGGCAGATTTTTTTGCAGGTTTTCAGATTCATTACGGGCGCTAATAATTACAGAAACTGGAGGGAGGTCTGTTTCATAGATCATATCTCCTTCATTTGCAGTTTTATTGTGTGCATGTAGTTGATTGTATAAGCTAAAATAATAGATTACTTGTATGATTAGAAACAATCCAAGT harbors:
- a CDS encoding glycosyltransferase, producing the protein MNLFTFNIVEIILLASLGLFLIIQVIYYFSLYNQLHAHNKTANEGDMIYETDLPPVSVIISARNESENLQKNLPYVLEQDYPNFEVIVINDGSTDESEDVLTIFEEKYTNLYHTFTPDGARYISRKKLAITLGIKASKHNWLVFTDADCRPASNDWLKLMARNFSPRTDIVLGYSGYEQEKGWFQRKVAFSNLFMSMRYLGFALINKPYMAIGRNMAYRKELFFKNKGFSSHLNLQRGDDDLFINEVATPFNTRVETSPNAVIRMEPAYSFKSWKEEKVSYLATSHYYHGLQRYWMGFETTSRLLFITATIAAIVVGAINMQWIVLGIAILAYILRYVMQAIIINQTAADFGEKKYYLTLPLFDIIQPLDVLNFKLFRKIRGKADYMKR